The following coding sequences lie in one Prosthecobacter vanneervenii genomic window:
- a CDS encoding addiction module protein, with protein sequence MTIASNPPIEIPLERMTAPQKWDLFQVLWDDLRASADDEALSPEWHADVLRERLEREERGEAVWRSVDETFDRIRAQIAHGRPN encoded by the coding sequence ATGACCATCGCCTCCAATCCGCCCATTGAGATTCCGTTGGAACGCATGACCGCCCCCCAGAAGTGGGATCTGTTTCAGGTGCTCTGGGATGACCTCAGAGCCAGTGCGGACGACGAAGCTCTCTCGCCCGAGTGGCATGCAGATGTTTTGCGTGAACGCCTGGAACGCGAGGAGCGGGGCGAGGCCGTCTGGCGCAGCGTGGATGAAACCTTTGATCGCATTCGTGCCCAGATCGCTCATGGTCGTCCGAATTGA
- a CDS encoding choice-of-anchor E domain-containing protein, with translation MKIISSLAALILATALNSHASVITQTVDFGTINSSQQFYFNQFNTSLGNLTNVTLDWTVNSSINSFTLTNKNTGTVTLKSLSFTASVQGFVPSVGDAGDQVLSGFSNGSKTNINQTLAKDASYSTTNVLLSPTIYQTDSYVSGDANFNSFKGTGQVPLYLSSAFGATVTATGAGSNPTWLTSMTGSTTGNLVVTYTYDAAPPPVAPVPEPPAVILGFGGILGMAGIAFLRRSKQPAEEQAAA, from the coding sequence ATGAAAATAATCTCTTCTCTAGCCGCACTCATTCTAGCAACAGCTCTTAACAGCCATGCTAGCGTCATCACCCAAACGGTGGACTTTGGCACCATCAACAGTAGCCAGCAGTTCTACTTCAACCAGTTCAACACGTCCCTTGGCAACCTGACCAATGTGACCTTGGACTGGACAGTCAACTCCTCCATCAACTCGTTCACTTTGACCAACAAAAACACCGGAACGGTGACGCTCAAAAGCCTCTCCTTTACCGCATCGGTGCAAGGCTTTGTGCCATCCGTTGGCGACGCGGGCGATCAAGTTCTGTCAGGGTTTTCCAATGGCTCCAAGACCAACATCAACCAAACCCTCGCGAAAGACGCCTCCTACAGCACGACAAATGTCCTGCTGTCACCCACCATCTACCAGACTGACAGCTACGTAAGCGGCGACGCCAACTTCAATTCATTCAAAGGTACAGGCCAAGTTCCTCTTTACCTTTCGAGTGCATTTGGTGCTACTGTCACAGCTACCGGTGCCGGGTCCAATCCGACCTGGCTGACCAGCATGACGGGCAGCACCACGGGCAACCTGGTGGTGACCTACACCTATGATGCGGCCCCTCCCCCTGTCGCCCCTGTGCCTGAGCCGCCTGCGGTCATTCTTGGCTTTGGAGGCATCTTGGGCATGGCTGGCATCGCCTTCCTGCGCCGCTCCAAGCAACCTGCCGAAGAACAGGCTGCGGCATGA
- a CDS encoding tetratricopeptide repeat protein: protein MTGEFLDHTRHRIDYMLDERRPKDAMLGLPAFFALLVLIFMVINSRTDDSLENISKLEREAQSQLDQGHFAEARLAAMRVMQDGKINSKAIVIEAKALSGMRREGDALRLLSRIAPLTRPGYAPAHVLQAVIILGQRNPNVALAQEHINNAINSDPANQDARELAARLAAGQQRWKLALQHLDKMELEKRPDIMLMKATALQYTGQEDASIELAAKAEKALRAMAKKVTASGHEVRFSIAVCLSLQRRFDEAVQWITSTTKGSPSKEERQLIGGIYLSWSRHLKDQPTYDRTLVLKLLEQGIHASPESQDLIMAFLGDCEELTSAPEERQRYVERILGNGGISNSFLHYYLGVMDWKQGRRESAKSHFELASSLNPGFKVISNNLAMAIASVSTDKAELEKALAIINELVQKEPENPFFLDTRGHIYAKMGQLKEAVRDIERSLPNARDKNSAHALLAELYQQLNMPELAAKHRSASLMHMASTEDAPATR from the coding sequence ATGACCGGAGAATTTCTAGACCACACCCGACACCGTATCGACTACATGCTGGATGAGCGCCGCCCGAAGGACGCCATGCTGGGACTGCCGGCATTTTTTGCGCTGCTCGTGCTCATCTTCATGGTGATCAATTCCCGCACGGACGACAGCCTCGAAAACATTAGCAAACTTGAACGCGAGGCGCAAAGCCAGCTGGACCAGGGGCACTTTGCCGAAGCCCGCCTGGCCGCCATGCGTGTGATGCAGGATGGCAAGATCAACTCCAAGGCCATCGTCATCGAAGCCAAGGCGCTCAGTGGCATGAGGAGGGAGGGAGACGCTTTGCGCCTGCTTTCCCGCATCGCCCCGCTCACCCGCCCTGGCTATGCCCCTGCCCATGTCCTGCAGGCCGTCATCATCCTTGGCCAGAGGAATCCGAACGTGGCCCTGGCCCAGGAACATATCAATAACGCCATCAACAGCGATCCTGCCAACCAAGACGCCCGGGAACTGGCTGCGCGGCTCGCCGCAGGGCAGCAGCGATGGAAGCTGGCGCTCCAGCACCTGGATAAGATGGAGCTGGAGAAGCGTCCCGACATTATGCTCATGAAGGCCACCGCCCTGCAGTACACTGGCCAGGAAGACGCCTCCATCGAGCTCGCTGCGAAGGCTGAAAAAGCACTTCGCGCCATGGCCAAAAAGGTCACGGCCAGCGGGCATGAAGTGCGTTTCTCCATCGCTGTGTGCCTCAGCCTGCAACGCCGTTTTGACGAAGCGGTGCAGTGGATCACCAGCACCACCAAAGGCTCCCCCTCCAAAGAGGAGCGCCAGCTCATCGGCGGCATCTACCTTTCTTGGAGCCGTCACCTGAAGGACCAGCCCACCTATGACCGCACGCTGGTGCTGAAACTGCTGGAGCAAGGCATCCACGCCAGCCCTGAGAGCCAGGATCTGATCATGGCCTTCCTCGGCGACTGCGAAGAGCTGACCAGCGCTCCGGAAGAACGCCAGCGCTACGTTGAGCGCATCCTGGGCAATGGCGGCATCTCAAACTCCTTCCTCCATTATTATCTGGGTGTGATGGACTGGAAACAAGGCCGCCGCGAATCGGCCAAGTCTCATTTTGAACTGGCCAGCTCCCTGAATCCTGGATTCAAGGTCATCAGTAACAACCTCGCCATGGCCATAGCCTCGGTCTCCACTGACAAGGCCGAGCTGGAAAAGGCCCTGGCTATCATCAACGAACTAGTGCAGAAAGAACCTGAAAACCCCTTCTTCCTGGACACCCGAGGCCACATTTACGCCAAGATGGGCCAGCTCAAGGAAGCGGTGCGCGACATCGAGCGCAGCCTGCCAAACGCCCGCGACAAGAACTCCGCGCATGCCCTGCTGGCAGAGCTCTATCAGCAACTGAACATGCCGGAACTGGCCGCCAAGCACCGCTCTGCTTCCTTGATGCACATGGCCTCGACGGAAGATGCTCCTGCGACACGCTAA
- the xrtU gene encoding exosortase U, giving the protein MWLLSAASIVCLSFALQEIWVRHPASHFFPLPMVAWIWLARRDGVFRAVSSPQNTSAFKWLTASHLLLALAAFVLVSPFLAGVAFVLASTALAAAKGRTSLNEAPAWSLPVLSLFFIPTPLMLDQHLHQVLAGQAARLSQVWLDAMNVLHAVQGTIVATAQKRFFVDDACSGTNTLLVAVCMAVILSCFNRRSFLHVGTLMLSAALISVTSNVLRICVVIGGLHYWGMELDQGAAHEAVGLVFFIVDLLMVWSADHGIHFILNSAPGRFVQSREQPRQIPAASMGPLGGFSVAVAVVGAGLLLGPEILALTRPAQTAPTPAISENDEFQMPHTLAGWVREGDKPVENAMIGKLGVRNQVWLYRKDGREAYVAVNFPFLGFHDTRLCYTGQGWQFQRQVDGALPGDKQNTVRFLEMNQPTEMARANLWLSVLDQNGIPQTFHSEKPANRIADRLISRWTAPKPVSNTYVLQVMSLDAEADDHGQDALTELLSDARKILAQTLVNQSTLAGKESE; this is encoded by the coding sequence ATGTGGCTGCTTTCGGCTGCATCTATCGTCTGTCTGTCTTTTGCTCTTCAGGAGATCTGGGTTCGTCATCCGGCCAGTCATTTCTTTCCGCTGCCTATGGTGGCGTGGATCTGGCTGGCCAGACGAGACGGCGTATTCCGCGCCGTCTCGTCTCCTCAAAATACGTCAGCCTTTAAATGGCTGACAGCTAGCCACTTGCTGCTGGCACTGGCTGCTTTTGTACTTGTCTCTCCTTTCCTGGCAGGAGTAGCCTTTGTGCTTGCCTCCACAGCGCTGGCCGCAGCCAAAGGTAGAACCTCCCTGAATGAGGCACCTGCGTGGTCTTTGCCGGTGCTTTCGCTCTTTTTCATTCCTACGCCTCTCATGCTGGATCAGCATCTGCACCAGGTGCTGGCGGGGCAAGCTGCACGCCTCAGCCAGGTGTGGCTGGACGCGATGAACGTGCTGCATGCCGTGCAGGGCACTATCGTTGCCACAGCGCAGAAACGCTTCTTTGTGGACGATGCCTGCAGTGGCACCAACACCCTTCTCGTGGCCGTTTGCATGGCGGTCATCCTCAGCTGCTTCAACCGCCGCTCATTTCTACACGTCGGCACCCTCATGCTCAGCGCAGCCCTCATCTCAGTGACCTCTAATGTGCTGCGCATCTGCGTCGTGATCGGCGGCCTCCACTACTGGGGCATGGAGCTCGACCAAGGGGCTGCACACGAGGCTGTGGGACTGGTCTTTTTCATTGTGGATCTGCTCATGGTATGGAGCGCCGACCACGGCATCCATTTCATCCTCAACAGCGCCCCTGGCAGGTTTGTTCAATCTCGTGAGCAGCCGAGGCAGATACCAGCCGCCAGCATGGGCCCGCTCGGTGGCTTCAGCGTGGCTGTGGCCGTTGTGGGCGCAGGCCTGCTGCTGGGTCCTGAAATTTTGGCCCTCACCCGCCCTGCTCAAACCGCACCGACACCTGCGATCTCTGAGAATGACGAGTTCCAGATGCCACACACGCTGGCCGGCTGGGTGCGCGAAGGGGACAAGCCCGTGGAGAACGCCATGATCGGCAAGCTCGGCGTGCGCAATCAAGTCTGGCTCTACCGCAAAGATGGCAGAGAGGCTTATGTTGCGGTCAATTTCCCATTCCTCGGCTTCCACGACACCCGCCTCTGCTACACCGGCCAGGGCTGGCAGTTCCAGCGTCAAGTGGATGGTGCCCTGCCCGGCGACAAGCAAAACACCGTGCGCTTTCTGGAAATGAATCAGCCAACGGAGATGGCACGCGCCAACCTCTGGCTGAGCGTGCTGGATCAGAACGGCATCCCGCAGACGTTTCATTCCGAAAAGCCAGCGAACCGGATCGCCGACCGCCTGATCTCCCGCTGGACGGCTCCCAAACCCGTCTCAAACACGTACGTGCTCCAAGTGATGTCATTGGACGCGGAGGCAGACGACCATGGCCAGGATGCCTTGACTGAGCTTCTCAGTGACGCCCGCAAAATCCTTGCTCAAACCCTCGTCAATCAAAGCACACTCGCAGGAAAGGAAAGCGAATGA
- a CDS encoding DNA topoisomerase III — MPKALIIAEKPSVAADLARALAKAPGMTPFAKEKDWYENETHVISSAVGHLLELGMPMVNGKKIGWGFTSLPIMPEKFELNPIESSEDRYKLLTRLLKRKDIDTVINACDAGREGELIFRYIMDASGCKKPVQRLWMQSMTQGAILDAYKNLRTDEQMMPLADAAKCRSESDWLVGINGTRALTALNSRHGGFRLTPVGRVQTPTLSVLAQRERDIAAFVPRTYFEAIALFEVPAGRYAGRWIDESFKKDETDEHKKAERIWDQGTAQAIADRCNGKPGVIEQTTKPARQAPPLLYDLTSLQREASNRFGFSARRTLQIAQALYEKFKVLTYPRTDSRHLPEDYLGTVTGTLKTFASHDSRKQDALPHELGTHAATALDNKWVRPNKRIFDSSKVSDHFAIIPTGQIPPKELPEAEQKLFDMVARRFVAVFFPAAEFEVTTRITRVGQDAFQSNGKVLKEAGWLAVYGKKAAEEAAEEGEDSGKLLVAANTGDKAQTLDVEVNEHQTKPPPRYTEATILSMMEGAGKLVEDEELAEAMSERGLGTPATRAAIIEGLIMDRYIERVQRDFHVTAKGLALIDQISAIGIDALRSPEMTGQWEYKLRQMEQRQLDREKFMREIRSLTKDVVEKTKAYSKAAKDKVFPDFPATCGTCGSKEGYKQTEEFYGCKNPKCKVRVFKTVAGRTLTDDEIRTLIEQRFVGPLEGFRSKKGKEFSAGLQVKEDMKVAFVFGDGSDPDSINWDECPVITDCPVCAKKGRKGEKIYETPDAYQCKVNANESSKCNARLPKKLCQKDITPENAREFFHDGKTSLITGMISKRGRPFSSFLICTPGEKRLMSWEFPPRETKPKAEKKPKKPAGVSGR; from the coding sequence ATGCCCAAAGCCCTGATCATTGCCGAAAAGCCCAGCGTGGCAGCCGATCTTGCCCGCGCTCTAGCCAAAGCCCCCGGCATGACGCCATTCGCCAAAGAGAAGGACTGGTACGAAAACGAAACCCACGTCATCTCCTCCGCCGTTGGCCACCTGCTGGAGCTGGGCATGCCCATGGTCAACGGCAAGAAAATCGGCTGGGGCTTCACCAGCCTGCCGATCATGCCGGAGAAGTTTGAGCTCAATCCCATCGAGAGCAGCGAGGACCGCTATAAACTCCTGACCCGCCTGCTCAAGCGCAAGGACATAGACACCGTCATCAATGCATGCGACGCCGGCCGTGAGGGGGAACTGATCTTCCGCTACATCATGGATGCCAGCGGCTGCAAAAAGCCCGTGCAGCGTCTCTGGATGCAGTCCATGACCCAAGGTGCCATCCTCGATGCGTACAAAAACCTGCGCACCGACGAGCAGATGATGCCCCTGGCGGACGCCGCCAAATGCCGCAGCGAAAGCGACTGGCTGGTGGGCATCAACGGCACCCGTGCGCTCACCGCCCTGAACTCCCGCCACGGCGGCTTCCGCCTCACCCCCGTGGGCCGTGTGCAGACCCCCACGCTCTCCGTGCTGGCCCAGCGCGAGCGCGACATCGCCGCCTTTGTGCCGCGCACCTACTTTGAAGCCATTGCCCTGTTTGAAGTGCCCGCCGGCCGTTATGCGGGCCGCTGGATCGACGAGAGCTTCAAGAAGGACGAAACCGACGAGCACAAGAAAGCCGAGCGCATCTGGGACCAGGGCACGGCCCAAGCTATTGCTGACCGCTGCAACGGCAAGCCGGGCGTCATCGAGCAGACCACCAAGCCCGCACGCCAAGCCCCTCCCCTGCTCTACGATCTGACCAGCCTGCAACGCGAGGCCAGCAACCGCTTCGGCTTTTCCGCCCGCCGTACGCTGCAGATCGCGCAGGCGCTGTATGAAAAGTTCAAGGTGCTGACCTATCCTCGTACCGACTCCCGCCACCTGCCTGAAGATTACCTCGGCACCGTGACGGGTACGCTGAAGACCTTTGCCAGCCACGACAGCCGCAAGCAGGACGCCCTGCCGCATGAGCTGGGCACGCACGCCGCCACCGCGCTGGACAACAAGTGGGTGCGCCCGAACAAGCGCATCTTTGACAGCAGCAAAGTCAGCGACCACTTCGCCATCATCCCCACCGGCCAAATTCCGCCGAAGGAGCTGCCCGAGGCCGAGCAGAAGCTCTTCGACATGGTGGCCCGCCGCTTTGTGGCAGTGTTCTTCCCTGCCGCCGAGTTTGAAGTGACCACCCGCATCACCCGCGTGGGTCAGGACGCCTTCCAGAGCAACGGCAAGGTGCTCAAGGAAGCCGGCTGGCTGGCTGTGTATGGCAAGAAAGCCGCCGAAGAAGCCGCCGAGGAAGGCGAGGACTCCGGCAAGCTGCTCGTGGCCGCGAACACTGGCGACAAGGCGCAAACTCTCGATGTCGAGGTGAACGAGCACCAGACCAAGCCGCCGCCCCGCTACACGGAAGCCACCATCCTTTCCATGATGGAAGGCGCCGGCAAGCTGGTGGAAGACGAAGAACTCGCGGAAGCGATGAGCGAGCGAGGCCTGGGCACCCCCGCCACACGCGCCGCCATCATCGAAGGCCTGATCATGGATCGCTACATCGAGCGTGTGCAGCGTGACTTCCATGTGACCGCCAAAGGGCTGGCACTGATTGATCAGATCAGCGCCATCGGCATTGATGCCCTGCGTTCTCCGGAAATGACCGGCCAGTGGGAATACAAGCTGCGCCAGATGGAGCAGCGCCAGCTGGACCGTGAAAAGTTCATGCGGGAGATCCGCAGCCTGACCAAGGACGTGGTGGAAAAGACCAAGGCCTACTCCAAGGCGGCCAAGGACAAGGTCTTCCCCGACTTCCCCGCCACCTGCGGCACCTGTGGCAGCAAGGAAGGCTACAAGCAGACCGAGGAATTTTACGGCTGCAAAAACCCCAAGTGCAAGGTGCGCGTGTTCAAGACCGTGGCCGGACGCACTCTGACAGACGACGAGATCCGCACGCTCATCGAGCAGCGCTTTGTGGGCCCGCTCGAGGGCTTCCGCAGCAAAAAGGGCAAGGAATTCAGCGCCGGACTCCAGGTCAAGGAGGACATGAAAGTGGCTTTTGTCTTTGGCGACGGCTCCGACCCCGACAGCATCAACTGGGACGAGTGCCCCGTCATCACCGACTGCCCCGTGTGCGCCAAGAAGGGCCGCAAGGGCGAGAAGATCTACGAGACGCCCGACGCCTATCAGTGCAAGGTGAACGCCAACGAGTCCTCCAAGTGCAACGCCCGCCTGCCCAAGAAGCTCTGCCAGAAGGACATCACGCCGGAAAACGCGCGCGAGTTTTTCCACGATGGCAAGACCTCCCTCATCACGGGCATGATCTCCAAGCGCGGCCGCCCCTTCAGCAGCTTCCTCATCTGCACCCCCGGCGAAAAACGCCTTATGAGCTGGGAGTTCCCGCCGCGTGAAACCAAGCCGAAGGCCGAGAAGAAGCCTAAAAAGCCGGCAGGCGTGAGCGGGCGATGA
- a CDS encoding acyl-CoA thioesterase, translated as MHLTPTIETREEVMFFDTDCGGVVHNIAYLRMIETARTRLAALMGMKLREMAQTHLFPVVVRTEIDYKKPGKLGDELVIHGRLESVERVRFWCAFEMRRAEDNALLITCRQSLALVQMPEGRPVRLPDDWKVKYEHLMKA; from the coding sequence ATGCATCTCACACCGACCATCGAGACCCGCGAAGAGGTCATGTTCTTCGACACCGACTGCGGCGGCGTGGTGCACAACATCGCCTACCTGCGCATGATCGAAACCGCGCGCACGCGCCTGGCTGCGCTGATGGGCATGAAACTGCGCGAGATGGCACAGACACACCTCTTTCCCGTCGTGGTCCGCACTGAGATCGACTACAAAAAACCCGGAAAGCTGGGAGACGAACTCGTCATCCACGGCCGTCTGGAAAGCGTGGAGCGCGTGCGCTTCTGGTGCGCCTTTGAAATGCGCCGCGCTGAGGACAACGCCCTGCTCATCACCTGCCGCCAGTCACTCGCACTTGTGCAGATGCCGGAGGGCAGGCCCGTGCGCCTTCCTGACGACTGGAAGGTAAAGTACGAGCATCTGATGAAGGCTTGA
- a CDS encoding 4-hydroxy-3-methylbut-2-enyl diphosphate reductase, with translation MPTPAPAARRVNVRTPEVMERVQAEVETHYRSLIVEQLRAKGSVIQIGNTTVRLARDFGFCYGVERAIDLAYAARKVFADRRVFLLGEIIHNQEVNRQLSEMGVISIPNTEHESTVATLTPDDVVIVPAFGAETRLMKLIADRGCMVVDTTCGDVMSVWKRVRQYAKTGFTSIIHGKASHEETRATSSRAMGDDGMGNYLVVLTLADVDYVCDYIRNGGDKEAFLKRFPSGAHSDGFDPDLHLKRIGVANQTTMLKSETEEVQRRLKQAVLDRDGAESGGANFQVFDTICGATQERQDSLFGLLQQPLDVLLVVGGYNSSNTTHLVEIGEQRLPTFFIRTADCLKSLEQIVHFDLHIKAEKESYSAKLASDGPVTVGITAGASCPNNLIEDTVLRVFGLRGIDEAAVRAALA, from the coding sequence ATGCCTACTCCCGCTCCAGCCGCTCGTCGTGTGAATGTTCGCACTCCGGAGGTGATGGAGCGTGTGCAGGCCGAGGTGGAGACCCACTATCGAAGCCTGATCGTTGAGCAGCTCCGCGCCAAGGGTAGTGTCATCCAGATTGGTAATACCACTGTCCGTCTGGCACGCGATTTCGGCTTCTGCTACGGTGTTGAGCGCGCTATCGACCTGGCCTACGCTGCACGCAAAGTCTTTGCCGACAGGCGCGTTTTCTTGCTAGGGGAGATCATTCACAATCAGGAGGTAAACCGACAACTCTCGGAGATGGGGGTCATCAGCATTCCCAATACTGAGCACGAGTCCACCGTCGCCACCCTGACCCCTGATGATGTGGTGATAGTGCCCGCTTTTGGGGCCGAGACCCGGCTCATGAAGCTCATCGCTGACCGCGGCTGCATGGTGGTGGACACCACCTGTGGAGACGTGATGAGTGTTTGGAAGCGTGTGCGCCAATACGCAAAGACTGGCTTCACCTCTATCATTCACGGTAAGGCCAGCCATGAGGAGACCCGCGCCACCTCTTCCCGCGCCATGGGAGACGACGGCATGGGAAACTACCTCGTGGTGCTCACCTTGGCGGACGTGGATTATGTTTGCGACTACATCCGCAATGGCGGAGACAAAGAAGCTTTCCTGAAGCGTTTCCCATCCGGCGCTCATTCGGATGGCTTTGATCCTGATCTTCATCTCAAGCGCATCGGCGTGGCCAATCAGACCACCATGCTCAAATCCGAAACCGAGGAGGTGCAGCGCCGCCTGAAGCAGGCCGTGCTGGACCGCGATGGTGCGGAAAGCGGAGGTGCCAATTTCCAGGTGTTTGACACCATCTGCGGTGCCACCCAGGAACGCCAGGACTCGCTTTTTGGCCTGCTGCAGCAGCCTCTGGACGTGCTGCTGGTCGTGGGCGGCTACAACAGTTCCAACACCACCCATCTCGTTGAGATCGGCGAGCAGCGGCTGCCGACCTTCTTCATCCGCACCGCTGACTGCCTCAAGTCGTTGGAGCAGATTGTGCATTTTGACCTCCACATCAAAGCGGAAAAGGAAAGCTACTCCGCCAAGCTGGCCAGTGACGGCCCCGTAACGGTGGGCATCACCGCCGGTGCGTCCTGCCCCAATAATCTGATCGAAGACACCGTGCTGCGCGTGTTTGGCCTGCGTGGCATTGACGAGGCCGCCGTGCGTGCCGCTCTTGCCTGA
- a CDS encoding GspE/PulE family protein, with protein sequence MPSPTLIDVLVRTAASAGCEEPTRLRHTLELASDNRQPLMDALVDSSMVDEDRFFAQLATGLGMPYSEEGVGEGAEGLRNNFPAKLALRHRICPLQVTGGDATILTYNPFDLSARQAVGQELRKRVHWQIAPRHRILEALHQGYGVGAENFEELLEGRESGDDHDDLKQETTVLDEADEEATVLNFVNQIFREALKERATDIHVEPLERDLRIRYRVDGKLLEVPVPPNMRLLQASLISRLKIMAHLDIAERRLPQDGRINLELDGEPIDVRVATIPSVNGESVALRLLTRKKFDLQAIGLDPATEATIRKLLAAPNGIILVTGPTGSGKSSTLYTFLKELNTKDRRIVTIEDPVENKLDGIIQIAVKPEIDLTFAAGLRSILRGDPNVIMVGEMRDQETVEIAIRGALTGHLVFSTLHTNDAVSGISRLIDMGIEPFMISSSVRAFQAQRLVRTLCGLCKQPAHHEDSHLRTIGFPLEWKNKLFKPVGCRACRNTGFTGRLAIMEICLMTEALQEKINVRANTIELKAQAIKDGMVPMRQYGFRKASEGVTTIEEVMTVTAATE encoded by the coding sequence ATGCCTTCACCTACTTTGATCGATGTCCTCGTGCGCACGGCCGCCAGCGCCGGGTGCGAGGAACCCACGCGCCTGCGCCACACTCTCGAGCTCGCCTCGGACAACCGCCAGCCGCTCATGGATGCACTGGTGGACAGCAGCATGGTGGATGAGGACCGCTTCTTTGCCCAGCTGGCCACCGGCCTGGGCATGCCCTACTCCGAAGAAGGCGTGGGGGAAGGCGCGGAGGGTCTGCGCAACAACTTCCCCGCCAAGCTGGCGCTGCGCCACCGCATCTGCCCCCTCCAGGTGACGGGGGGAGATGCCACCATCCTGACGTACAACCCCTTTGACCTCAGCGCACGCCAGGCCGTGGGCCAGGAACTGCGCAAGCGCGTGCACTGGCAGATCGCCCCGCGCCACCGCATCCTGGAGGCCCTGCATCAGGGCTACGGGGTCGGCGCTGAGAATTTTGAGGAACTGCTCGAAGGCCGTGAAAGCGGCGATGACCACGACGACCTCAAGCAGGAAACCACCGTGCTGGATGAGGCGGACGAAGAAGCCACCGTGCTCAACTTTGTGAACCAGATCTTCCGCGAGGCACTCAAGGAGCGCGCCACGGACATCCACGTGGAGCCGCTGGAGCGTGATCTGCGCATCCGCTATCGAGTTGATGGCAAACTGCTGGAAGTGCCCGTGCCGCCAAACATGCGGCTGCTGCAGGCATCACTCATCTCCCGCCTCAAGATCATGGCGCATCTGGACATCGCTGAGCGCCGCCTGCCACAGGACGGCCGCATCAACCTGGAGCTGGATGGCGAACCCATCGACGTGCGCGTGGCCACCATTCCCAGCGTCAACGGCGAGTCCGTGGCGCTGCGACTGCTCACCCGCAAGAAATTCGACCTCCAGGCCATCGGTCTGGACCCCGCCACAGAGGCTACCATCCGCAAGCTGCTGGCTGCGCCCAATGGCATCATCCTCGTGACGGGCCCAACAGGCTCAGGAAAGTCGTCCACGCTTTACACCTTCCTTAAAGAGCTCAATACCAAGGATCGCCGTATCGTCACTATCGAAGACCCCGTAGAAAACAAGCTGGATGGCATCATCCAGATCGCAGTGAAGCCGGAGATCGATCTGACCTTTGCCGCCGGCCTGCGCAGCATCCTGCGCGGTGACCCTAACGTGATCATGGTGGGTGAAATGCGCGACCAGGAGACCGTAGAGATCGCCATCCGCGGCGCGCTTACAGGTCACCTGGTCTTCTCCACGCTGCATACCAATGACGCCGTCAGCGGCATCTCCCGTCTCATCGACATGGGCATTGAGCCCTTCATGATCTCCTCCTCCGTACGCGCCTTCCAGGCTCAGCGCCTCGTCCGCACGCTCTGCGGTTTGTGCAAGCAGCCCGCGCACCACGAAGACAGCCACCTGCGCACCATCGGCTTCCCGCTGGAGTGGAAAAACAAGCTCTTCAAACCCGTTGGCTGCCGCGCCTGCCGCAATACCGGCTTCACCGGGCGCCTGGCCATCATGGAGATCTGCCTCATGACCGAGGCCCTTCAGGAGAAGATCAACGTCCGAGCCAACACCATCGAGCTCAAGGCCCAGGCCATCAAAGACGGCATGGTGCCCATGCGCCAGTACGGCTTCCGCAAGGCCTCCGAAGGCGTGACAACGATCGAGGAAGTGATGACCGTCACGGCCGCCACGGAGTAG
- a CDS encoding L,D-transpeptidase, with translation MNSSHSTLSRSLKALAFAGLALSLSNCAAVKKSGHYGHDFDPPVTQPTNPGNVKIKVSTGAGRVYAVEGNKVLLASPCAVGVNGATGQGSYTIGYKDARKRRVSEPDSGYPMAYWQEWKPAYGLHWGFVKPYPCTHGCIRLPMNTARKLFSLTKVGTPINIAPSQPEDATIGKTLPTIDDGPLPNPNRAYLMSSEFFEDAAAGRKLRF, from the coding sequence ATGAATTCTTCTCACTCCACCCTCAGCCGTTCCCTGAAGGCGCTTGCCTTTGCGGGGCTCGCCCTCTCTCTGAGCAACTGCGCCGCTGTCAAAAAATCCGGCCATTATGGACATGATTTTGACCCGCCCGTGACGCAGCCGACCAATCCCGGCAATGTGAAGATCAAGGTCAGCACCGGCGCGGGCCGCGTGTATGCCGTGGAAGGGAACAAGGTCCTCCTGGCCTCCCCATGCGCTGTCGGCGTGAACGGAGCCACCGGTCAGGGCAGCTACACCATCGGCTACAAGGATGCGCGCAAGCGTCGCGTGAGCGAGCCGGATTCCGGCTACCCCATGGCCTACTGGCAGGAGTGGAAGCCCGCCTACGGCCTGCACTGGGGCTTTGTGAAGCCCTATCCCTGCACCCACGGCTGCATCCGCCTGCCAATGAACACCGCCCGCAAGCTCTTCTCCCTCACCAAGGTGGGCACCCCGATTAACATCGCCCCCTCCCAGCCTGAGGACGCTACCATCGGCAAGACACTCCCCACGATCGACGACGGCCCCCTGCCGAACCCGAACCGTGCTTACCTCATGAGCAGTGAGTTCTTTGAAGACGCCGCCGCTGGCCGCAAGCTCCGCTTCTAG